One Saprospiraceae bacterium DNA window includes the following coding sequences:
- a CDS encoding Na(+)-translocating NADH-quinone reductase subunit A: protein MGKQITIRRGYDIKLEGAAEKKISDVAASDVIAVKPPDFPSVTPKLLVEPGDEVLAGQPIFFDKNRPDLRFSSPVSGEIAEVVRGEKRRIMEIRIIPDKGGMRYVEFPKENPANMHRDDIVKRLLESGCWNYIRQRPYSLIANPDDTPKSIFVSCFDSAPLAPDLDYIKDFEPESLKTGLEVLAKLSADKVHLGLKPGQQEGDFPGTHCLNHHFFKGPHPAGNVGIQIHHIDPIEKGDTVWYVHLQDLLIIGRLFLEGRYRAERLVALTGSCATWPHYLRVMTGQRMSDLVGGRLKTEHSRVIQGNVLTGKTSSAEDFLSFYTNQITAIPEGDQPEFLGWLLPGFNKLSLSRTYLSWLFPNRTYDLDTNLHGEERAFVMSGQYDRVLPMNIYPVFLLKAILAKDIERMEALGIYEISEEDFALCEFVCTSKIEVQKIVAEGLDYVRLEG from the coding sequence ATGGGCAAACAAATCACCATCCGGCGCGGGTACGATATCAAGTTGGAAGGCGCCGCCGAAAAGAAAATAAGTGACGTAGCGGCCTCCGATGTCATCGCCGTCAAACCGCCAGACTTCCCCTCCGTCACGCCAAAACTATTGGTCGAGCCGGGAGATGAGGTGCTGGCGGGACAACCGATATTTTTTGACAAAAACCGTCCCGACCTCCGCTTCTCCTCACCCGTGAGTGGCGAAATCGCGGAAGTGGTGCGCGGCGAAAAACGCCGCATCATGGAGATTCGCATCATCCCCGACAAGGGTGGGATGAGATATGTGGAGTTTCCGAAAGAAAACCCCGCCAACATGCACCGCGACGACATCGTCAAGCGGCTCCTCGAAAGCGGCTGCTGGAACTACATCCGCCAACGCCCCTATTCGCTGATTGCCAACCCTGACGACACGCCCAAATCCATTTTCGTCTCTTGTTTCGACTCCGCACCGCTTGCGCCCGACCTTGACTACATCAAAGACTTTGAGCCGGAAAGCCTGAAAACCGGCCTCGAAGTATTGGCCAAGCTTTCTGCCGACAAAGTGCATCTCGGCCTCAAGCCCGGCCAACAGGAAGGCGATTTCCCCGGTACCCACTGCCTCAATCACCATTTTTTCAAAGGCCCCCACCCTGCTGGCAATGTAGGCATCCAGATTCACCACATTGACCCCATAGAAAAAGGCGACACGGTGTGGTATGTGCATCTGCAAGACTTGCTCATCATCGGGCGCTTGTTCCTTGAAGGACGCTATCGCGCCGAAAGATTGGTGGCACTCACGGGAAGTTGTGCCACTTGGCCGCACTACCTGCGCGTCATGACGGGGCAACGCATGAGCGACCTTGTGGGGGGGCGCCTAAAAACGGAGCACAGCCGCGTCATTCAGGGCAATGTGCTGACCGGAAAGACTTCCTCTGCCGAGGATTTTCTTTCTTTTTACACCAACCAAATCACGGCGATACCGGAAGGCGACCAACCCGAATTTCTGGGCTGGCTGCTGCCGGGCTTCAACAAATTGAGCCTATCACGCACCTATCTGTCGTGGCTTTTCCCCAATCGCACCTACGATCTCGACACCAATCTGCACGGCGAGGAACGCGCGTTCGTGATGAGCGGACAATACGACAGAGTGCTGCCGATGAATATCTACCCCGTTTTCCTGTTGAAGGCTATCTTGGCAAAAGACATCGAGCGCATGGAGGCATTGGGGATTTATGAGATTTCGGAAGAGGACTTTGCCTTGTGCGAGTTTGTGTGCACCTCGAAAATCGAGGTGCAGAAAATAGTGGCGGAGGGGCTGGATTATGTGCGGTTGGAGGGTTGA
- a CDS encoding (Fe-S)-binding protein yields MFQSILFLLVLGITGWFAWQGYRRVWRNIQLGKPEKIGGHAGQRWRNVLLVAFGQQKMFKNWLPAVMHLFIYVAFVVTQVELIEIIVDGVLGTHRFFAPLLGVFYTFVISLIEILSVLAFVATVIFLARRNLLRVPRFWKPEMKGWPSRDANLILLGEIVLIVGIFCMNGGDKVLQTRGLEHYQPTGAFAVSSWLGPALFGHLSNSGVIFVERFGWWLHILTVFGFLCYLPYSKHLHILLAFPNTWYAKLTPKGEMENMPEIQKEVRIMMGLEQPDGNTPAELPEFGANDVFTLSWQNILQAYSCTECGRCTAACPANITGKKLSPRKVMMDVRDRAEEIGKKLETEKLEIGNYNDGKSLFDRITPEEIHACTTCNACVEACPVLINPLDIILKMRRHEILTQSAGPAEWLPMFNAIENNGAAWAMSEDREAWRK; encoded by the coding sequence ATGTTTCAATCAATCCTTTTTCTCCTTGTGCTCGGCATCACTGGGTGGTTTGCTTGGCAAGGCTACCGCCGGGTGTGGCGCAACATCCAACTCGGCAAACCCGAAAAAATCGGCGGCCACGCAGGGCAACGTTGGCGCAATGTGCTGCTCGTGGCGTTTGGCCAGCAAAAGATGTTCAAAAACTGGCTGCCCGCCGTCATGCACCTATTTATCTATGTGGCTTTCGTCGTCACACAGGTGGAGCTGATTGAAATAATCGTGGACGGTGTTTTGGGCACACACCGATTTTTTGCGCCCCTGCTGGGTGTGTTTTACACCTTCGTCATCAGTTTGATAGAAATCTTGTCGGTGTTGGCGTTCGTCGCCACCGTCATTTTTTTGGCGAGAAGAAATCTGCTGCGGGTGCCGCGTTTCTGGAAGCCCGAAATGAAAGGCTGGCCTTCGCGCGACGCGAACCTGATTCTTTTGGGCGAAATCGTTCTCATCGTCGGCATCTTTTGCATGAACGGCGGCGACAAAGTGCTGCAAACGCGCGGGCTGGAACACTACCAGCCCACGGGCGCTTTTGCCGTGAGCAGTTGGCTTGGCCCAGCTTTGTTTGGGCATTTAAGCAATTCAGGGGTCATTTTTGTGGAGCGTTTTGGCTGGTGGCTGCACATCCTGACTGTGTTCGGCTTCTTGTGTTATTTGCCTTATTCAAAACACCTGCACATCCTCTTGGCTTTCCCCAACACTTGGTACGCCAAACTCACGCCCAAAGGCGAAATGGAAAATATGCCGGAAATCCAAAAAGAGGTGCGCATCATGATGGGGCTGGAGCAGCCCGATGGCAACACTCCCGCTGAACTCCCTGAATTTGGGGCCAACGACGTGTTTACGCTCAGCTGGCAAAACATTTTGCAAGCCTACTCCTGCACCGAATGCGGGCGCTGCACCGCTGCTTGCCCTGCCAACATCACCGGAAAAAAACTCTCGCCCCGCAAAGTGATGATGGACGTGCGCGACCGGGCGGAGGAAATTGGGAAGAAATTGGAAACGGAGAAATTGGAAATTGGAAATTACAACGACGGGAAATCCCTCTTCGACCGCATCACGCCAGAAGAAATCCACGCCTGCACGACTTGCAACGCCTGCGTGGAAGCCTGCCCGGTGCTCATCAACCCGTTGGACATCATCCTGAAAATGCGGCGGCACGAAATCCTGACCCAATCGGCAGGCCCCGCCGAGTGGCTGCCGATGTTCAACGCCATCGAAAACAACGGCGCAGCGTGGGCGATGAGTGAGGATAGGGAGGCGTGGAGGAAGTAA
- the nqrC gene encoding NADH:ubiquinone reductase (Na(+)-transporting) subunit C, with protein MHTNRYTFIYAAIISVVAAVLLAFASQGLKPLQDANIALDKKTSILRAVRVDATERTAIEKIYNERVKELVVNSKGEELNGVNAQAIVLKNELAKPVEQRQLPLYIYSGDDGKKRYIVPMHGVGLWGPIWGYISIEEDFNTVYGAFFDHKSETPGLGAEISERPFQEQFQGKKIMGNDNNFVSVRVVKKTAPTDVAPQHRVDGISGGTITSNGTDKMLHECVEGYLGYFGKRKG; from the coding sequence GTGCACACCAACCGATATACCTTCATCTACGCAGCCATCATTTCGGTCGTCGCTGCCGTCTTGCTGGCCTTCGCCTCGCAGGGCTTGAAGCCCTTGCAGGATGCCAACATCGCATTGGACAAAAAAACGAGCATCCTCCGCGCCGTGCGGGTGGATGCCACAGAGCGCACCGCCATCGAAAAAATCTACAACGAGCGCGTCAAGGAGCTGGTCGTCAACAGCAAAGGCGAGGAACTCAACGGGGTGAATGCGCAGGCCATCGTGCTGAAAAACGAACTGGCGAAACCCGTCGAACAACGCCAACTGCCGCTATACATTTACTCAGGCGACGACGGCAAAAAACGCTACATCGTGCCGATGCATGGTGTGGGGCTGTGGGGGCCGATATGGGGCTACATCAGCATCGAAGAGGATTTCAACACGGTGTACGGCGCGTTTTTCGACCACAAATCGGAAACGCCGGGCTTGGGCGCGGAGATTTCGGAACGGCCTTTTCAGGAGCAGTTTCAGGGCAAAAAAATCATGGGCAACGACAACAATTTCGTGTCTGTCCGTGTCGTGAAAAAAACAGCACCCACCGATGTCGCCCCTCAGCACCGTGTGGACGGCATCTCTGGCGGCACAATTACTTCCAATGGGACGGACAAGATGCTGCATGAGTGTGTGGAGGGGTATTTGGGGTATTTTGGGAAGAGGAAAGGCTAG
- a CDS encoding NADH:ubiquinone reductase (Na(+)-transporting) subunit B, producing MKLLRRLVDSVKPHFSKGGKFEKLHPAFDAFETFLFVPAETTKHGVHVRDAMDMKRTMFTVIIALIPTLLFGMWNVGYQHYLAYGMEVSHIDNFMFGLWKVMPIVIVSYAVGLGVEFAFAVLKGHQVSEGYLVTGLLIPLTMPVTVPLWMVALAAIFCTLIGKEIFGGTGMNFMNPALLARAFLFFAFPAYMSGDIWTDLSPEAGHALVDAYSGATNLVTFDADYTQMQSVSDMFWGFEQGSIGETSVAACLIGAFILIVTGVGSWKIIVSMFAGALLMGLALNGLAPADVPTHAMHTPAHYHWLIGGFAFGAVYMATDPVSAAHTETGKWIYGLLIGAFTVILRVFNPAYPEGVMLAILLMNVFAPLIDHIVVERHIKRRMRRMKTI from the coding sequence GTGAAATTACTCAGACGCTTAGTTGATTCAGTAAAACCGCATTTCTCCAAAGGCGGGAAGTTTGAAAAGCTCCATCCTGCTTTCGATGCCTTTGAGACGTTTTTGTTTGTGCCAGCCGAAACGACCAAGCATGGTGTGCACGTGCGCGATGCGATGGATATGAAACGCACCATGTTCACCGTCATCATCGCGCTCATACCGACCTTGTTGTTTGGGATGTGGAACGTGGGTTACCAGCACTATCTCGCTTATGGCATGGAGGTGTCGCACATTGACAATTTCATGTTTGGCCTGTGGAAAGTGATGCCTATCGTCATTGTCTCCTATGCGGTGGGGTTGGGAGTAGAATTTGCCTTTGCCGTGCTCAAAGGCCACCAGGTGAGCGAGGGCTATTTGGTCACGGGTCTACTTATCCCACTCACGATGCCTGTCACGGTACCGCTTTGGATGGTGGCACTGGCTGCGATTTTTTGCACGCTGATCGGCAAGGAGATTTTCGGCGGCACGGGCATGAACTTCATGAACCCCGCCCTGCTAGCCCGCGCCTTTTTGTTCTTTGCTTTTCCGGCCTATATGTCTGGCGACATCTGGACGGATTTGTCGCCGGAGGCCGGACACGCCCTCGTGGATGCCTACTCCGGCGCAACCAACCTCGTGACTTTTGATGCCGATTACACCCAGATGCAGTCCGTGTCCGATATGTTCTGGGGATTTGAGCAGGGCAGCATCGGCGAGACGAGCGTGGCCGCTTGCCTCATCGGTGCATTTATTCTAATCGTCACAGGCGTGGGCAGTTGGAAAATCATCGTGTCCATGTTTGCGGGCGCTTTGCTCATGGGGCTGGCGCTCAACGGCTTGGCTCCTGCCGACGTGCCGACCCATGCGATGCACACGCCTGCCCACTATCACTGGTTGATAGGTGGTTTCGCGTTTGGCGCGGTCTATATGGCGACCGACCCAGTGAGCGCCGCGCACACGGAAACGGGGAAATGGATTTACGGGCTGCTCATCGGCGCATTCACGGTAATATTGAGGGTGTTCAACCCCGCCTACCCCGAAGGCGTGATGTTGGCCATTCTGTTGATGAACGTATTTGCACCGTTGATTGACCACATCGTGGTGGAAAGGCATATCAAGCGAAGGATGCGGCGGATGAAAACGATTTAG
- a CDS encoding phosphoribosylpyrophosphate synthetase — MKSYATLTEALDDLKRRGYTADFDLRPHCIECAAAQLELHPDDFEITEFYRFEGANDPGDSNVVYAVAGKNGLKGVLVDAYGAYSDSLTAEMLEKLRMRH; from the coding sequence ATGAAAAGCTACGCTACCCTCACCGAAGCCCTCGACGACCTCAAACGCAGGGGTTACACCGCCGATTTTGACTTGCGCCCTCACTGCATCGAATGCGCAGCGGCACAACTCGAACTGCATCCCGACGATTTTGAAATCACGGAATTTTATCGCTTCGAGGGCGCTAACGACCCCGGCGACAGCAACGTGGTATATGCCGTCGCAGGAAAGAACGGGCTCAAAGGCGTGTTGGTGGACGCCTATGGGGCGTACTCCGATAGCCTCACGGCAGAGATGCTGGAAAAATTACGGATGCGGCACTGA
- a CDS encoding DinB family protein, with translation MPESTPSISRPLRDEYPEWYAEEIERVPYDDLLTGLEDSFQQTILFLRGLNAEKLLYRYLPEKWTIKEIWQHVIDTERVLSYRAMRFARGDKTVLQGFDQNKYAEVSKANARDWEDILREYSAVRESSLMLFRSFDEEMWMRRGTAGRSEASVRAVGFLILGHETHHVKIIRERYF, from the coding sequence ATGCCTGAAAGCACGCCCTCCATTTCGAGACCTCTACGCGACGAATACCCCGAGTGGTACGCCGAAGAAATCGAGCGAGTGCCCTACGACGATTTGCTCACCGGATTGGAAGATTCTTTCCAACAGACAATTCTTTTTTTGCGCGGCTTGAATGCGGAAAAACTTCTTTATCGCTACCTGCCCGAAAAATGGACCATCAAGGAAATATGGCAGCACGTCATTGACACGGAACGCGTTTTGTCGTACCGCGCCATGCGTTTTGCGCGTGGCGACAAGACCGTGTTGCAGGGGTTTGACCAAAATAAATATGCGGAAGTCAGCAAAGCCAATGCTCGCGATTGGGAAGATATTTTGCGGGAATATAGTGCCGTGCGAGAGTCATCCTTGATGCTATTTAGGAGTTTTGACGAGGAAATGTGGATGCGGCGTGGCACGGCGGGGCGTTCGGAGGCATCGGTACGCGCGGTCGGTTTTTTGATTCTGGGTCACGAGACACATCATGTGAAAATTATTCGAGAGCGGTATTTTTGA
- a CDS encoding phosphoribosyltransferase, giving the protein MQILTARQIRQKIRRIAIEILERNFGEPEIILAGLNNNGVGFAQFLVDELLPLAPGNVKISLTRIRLNPANPVEYDPVIEMPADALRGKPVIIVDDVANTGRTIFYAVQPLLSVIPKKVEVAVLVDRKHKSFPIKADYVGLSLATTLLDDIDVRIRDVEEMAVYLN; this is encoded by the coding sequence ATGCAAATTCTCACCGCTCGTCAAATCCGCCAGAAAATTCGCCGCATCGCCATCGAAATCCTAGAGCGCAACTTCGGCGAACCCGAAATCATACTCGCCGGGCTGAACAACAACGGCGTGGGGTTTGCGCAATTCCTCGTGGATGAGCTGCTGCCGCTCGCGCCCGGCAACGTGAAAATATCGCTCACGCGCATCCGGCTCAACCCTGCCAACCCGGTGGAATACGACCCGGTCATCGAAATGCCCGCCGATGCCTTGCGCGGCAAGCCCGTCATCATCGTGGATGATGTGGCGAACACTGGCCGCACGATTTTTTATGCCGTGCAGCCCTTGTTGAGCGTGATTCCGAAGAAAGTGGAAGTGGCCGTGCTGGTGGACCGCAAGCACAAATCTTTCCCCATCAAGGCTGATTATGTGGGACTTTCCTTGGCCACCACCCTGCTCGACGATATTGACGTTCGAATTCGGGACGTGGAGGAAATGGCGGTATATTTGAACTGA
- a CDS encoding (Fe-S)-binding protein produces MIAYTMAEMAAEGRSPEILFWVGCAGSFDARAQKVTRALCEILNHAGVEFAILGNEERCTGDPARRAGNEFLFQMTAAMNIETLNMYGVKKIVTACPHCFNVLKNEYPALGGHYEVVHHTQLLNELISNGKLKLKEGGDFKGRRITYHDSCYLGRANDVYEAPRALLEALDVDLVEMKRSRKNGLCCGAGGAQMWKEDEPGDKRINIERVEEALETDPTAVAANCPFCLTMLQDGLKAKEKNEQIPVYDLSEMVLTRLA; encoded by the coding sequence ATGATAGCATACACAATGGCCGAAATGGCCGCCGAAGGCCGCAGCCCCGAAATCCTCTTCTGGGTCGGCTGTGCAGGCTCCTTCGATGCCCGCGCCCAAAAAGTGACCCGCGCCCTCTGCGAAATACTCAACCACGCAGGGGTAGAATTCGCCATTCTCGGCAACGAGGAACGCTGCACCGGCGACCCCGCCCGCCGCGCCGGCAACGAGTTTTTGTTCCAGATGACGGCGGCCATGAACATCGAGACGCTGAACATGTACGGCGTGAAAAAAATCGTGACCGCCTGCCCGCATTGTTTCAATGTTTTGAAAAATGAGTACCCCGCGCTGGGCGGCCACTACGAAGTCGTGCACCACACGCAGTTGCTCAACGAATTGATTTCCAACGGAAAATTGAAACTCAAAGAAGGCGGCGACTTCAAAGGTCGGCGCATCACCTACCACGATTCTTGCTATTTGGGAAGGGCAAACGACGTGTACGAAGCCCCGCGTGCCCTGCTCGAAGCCCTCGACGTGGATTTGGTGGAAATGAAACGCTCGCGCAAAAACGGCCTTTGCTGCGGCGCGGGTGGCGCACAAATGTGGAAAGAGGACGAACCCGGCGACAAACGCATCAACATAGAGCGGGTGGAAGAGGCACTCGAAACCGACCCCACCGCTGTCGCTGCCAATTGCCCCTTTTGCCTCACCATGCTCCAAGACGGGCTAAAAGCAAAAGAAAAAAATGAACAAATCCCCGTTTACGACCTTTCAGAGATGGTACTGACACGGTTGGCTTGA